The Tubulanus polymorphus chromosome 4, tnTubPoly1.2, whole genome shotgun sequence genomic interval TATTCATTCAACACGCGCGCTCAACCGCGAAGCTATTTTTAGCGCAACAATCAATGGGGCTCGCCGTCGCTATGGACACCAGGTGGCGTGTGTGCGTTAGTAGCCATCGCGTATCGACTTCCGCTCACTTCCGCGCTCGATTTCCTACTTTTAAATTGTAATAATGTCAGAGAATTACGGGTCATGGACTGTACCGAAGCTGAAACAAGAGTTAAGCCGACGAGGTGCGGTAACCTATGGGAGGAAAATCAACCTAATTGAAAGGTAATTTAAATGTCGATCATATTTCCATGCGGTTGATGGTGTTCAGTCGTTTAGTCTGCGCAAAAATGTTGCAATGATCATGGAATCAACAGTGattttttgccaaaatcatCGATGATTCTAGACCTATGCTCAAGTGAAATGAACGTGTTTTAATAGATCCAGAGATGAAAGCTAAACCTCAGTGGGTTGTGGGTCAGGGTATAGTACAAGTTTACCGTCACCAGCCCGGGCTGCGAGGATGGCTATGGCCGGTCCCACGCGTCCCGTCCCGCGATatctttcattatttttcgGTTTTCATGTCCGGAAAATAAACATAATGCACATAAAAGTCATCGATAAAAcgttttttaaatcactattTGATATTATGATTGCCTTGAGAAGTTTAGATGGCAATGTTTATATCTTGAAATGTAGGGATTATTATCGGGATGTAGGACGCCTTGTCAGCTAACCATCGCAACAGCTGAGTTACCActggcgccatctatcgaaCATGAATTGAAGCTGATGCCAAATTTTACTGCCAATGTATCCATAAATCATTGGACATGTCTGCTGCTGTGTCTAGTCTCTATTGaatttttatatgttattGGAATTATAGTCAGAACCCTGATCAACTTGAGGTGACGGTAAACTGAATACCTTACTTATATACCTTCTTACCACAACACAGTTGAGTTAAATACAAATCTGTatgaccatggacgtatagacGTCcatgcttggagtaatcatttcgATGTAACATTTCAACTCTGGGTCAACTTTCTGTTAGttgattgaatgatttttgacATTagatgtttatatttcatgattaTTTCGTGTTCATTGCAGATTAGAAGCATACGGCCGTAACAACGATTTTAGGGGACCGGCCATAACATTACCACAAGAAACAGTTCCGGAATGGCCCACATGCGGTTTCAAACAGCTTACAAATGATCATAAGATTGTATTGCCAAAATTCAATATTGACACAGTAACTGCATATTTCACGTATAGAATGGCAATGGACAACCACTGTACCAAAGACATTAAAGCTATTGAGAAGGGTCAGCAGCTCATAGAATCGCAACGTGTTCAAGCCTGCAGTATTCTCATCAAAAGCGGAATTGTTTATCTGACTGGATTAGTTGGTGCTGCTATGAAAAAAAAGGTAGGccagttttatatttcatcaaaataacacAATATTCCCTCCTTTAAATCCACATAAATCTGCAATACAACTGTATTCTTAAAAGGTTGTAATGTAGCAAACATTGTTgattagtttatttttatatttcattgcaGATCTCATACTCGTACCAGATATCATTGTCTCAAACAACTGGTGAATTCAGAAACAGCCATTGTGAGTGCCCTGCCGGTAAGGGTCCTAATGGGACCTGTAAGCATGTCGCGGCTGTACTTTTGATGTTTGCTAATTTTGTGTCATCAGATGGGCCTAACGCTCCCGAAATACTTAAATCGTGTACGGAAAATCTACAAACATTCCATAAGCCCAAGTCTGTTTATACTGGTAAGTTGTTTGGTTACATCGCCACCATTCAGCAAATTCGTACCCTATATATCTTATTTTTTATAAATTCTGATGTAATGGCAATGTTTTACATAATGTACttggttttcaatttttagctCGGCTGTGACCTTGTTTAAATTTACCCGTCACTTCTTAACAGGTTCCCCTGTCAAGGCTGGTGACTTACCtctatcaaaatcaaagaaacgCGAGGTATCAATGGAGGATCCAAGGCCTGTGAAATACCGGAAATCAGCTGGATACGAGGATTATGTCCGGGGAATTGTCCTTAATTACTGCTCTGTATCGTCTTTAGACCTACCCATCAAGTATAAGTACAAGAAAGCCGATATCAAAACAGCAGCAATTGACCATGATTATCTGAAAAAAACTTTGCTTGAATATTGGGTGGAAAACTCTATTAAGGTAAGTTTTTAATCAACGTGTCTGAGAGTGACCTATGTTATCCTTCCCTCTGTGCttataattaatattccatTTTGCCTTTTCAGTTAAATGAAACACAGGcaatattactagaaaggaGTACTAGGAAGCAGGCAGAATCTAGTCAATGGTTTCAGGAAAGGCAGCTACGATTAACTGCATCTCGTTTCGGTGAAATTGTTTCTTCATACAactaaatttgtaaatacatgtacatcccAATTGTATGATATAGATTTCATGTCAATATCGGCTTACTATTTGTTGATACTTttaagttttaatattttttatcatctattatcaatattttttatcatatatagttatttcaaacagatataCTTGTCAGGTTGTGTAGTTATATGCATAATTACTGACGATGGTGGGtcaaaagtttgaaaattaatgatttactCCTTTTCTGACCATATTTCATTACcatgattatttattatttcattatgtgcTGCGCCTGACTATGGCATGAATGCTTTAGTCCCAAAACTCAAACTCTTCCAttttacataaaatatctGTGTTATCATGcattttaaaaagattttatgtagcgttgttgtatttttggtttttaccagttttaaatcaataaaaggGTTTGTTACTGGAATGAAAATTAGTTTGTCCTTTGAATTGAAAACACTGCAAAAGAGTGGATTAAGTCAAAGTGAAATAGGTTATATTGCgcacagattttgaatatcaacGACAGACAATTAATTACAGTCCAGGCCCATAATTGATATCTAAGAATTTGGGATTTACCTAAATAATCTATTAAGAGAAACAATGATGTTTCTTTAAAGCAGGGGTTTCGATGAATCTCAAAACAAAACtcaaaaatatatactttAGATATCAATTAACAGACATTAACAATAAGGTTAAGCAAATTCGTTCACAATAGCTGGTCTGAAATTGCTTATACTGAAACAAACATAAACTATCCTAGAACCCATATTGACTTTACTAAGCGGCAggtcttttttcaaaataagaaaagtTTTTGACAATCCGATTACTCTTTCTACTTGGATGCGTTTACTGGCTACTCTACGATCATGAACTACTTGTTCAGGTTCAAGTTGACTCTTGCCCTTCAATAAAGTTGGGGTGTTCACCTTAATGTTCTTGGTAGCAAAAAGATCTTGTACCATTATACCTCTATCGGCCATGATGCTGTCATTCGAGCTGAAGTATTTTGAGGTGTTTGAACACAGCTGGGATCGTTCAATGATTTGTCGGTCACTTGTTGAACCCGCATAACTTTCACTTACATAACTAACGACCCCTCTCGGTGATATTCCAACCATAGTTTTAAGCGTGTTCTTATGTTTGTATGTGCTGAAAGTTGCAGTTTGAGATTTTACATTCGACGGCTTTTCAATTGGAATCTCTGTAGCATCTAAAATAACTCTGGTTGACGGAAAATGATGCTTAAAGCCACTGGGCATGAAACAGTCTATCTCTTCTCTCTCTGGCcatgtattgatttcacttAATTGGAAATACATGAAGTTTACCCAGGTTAACACAATCCTAGAAACTACACTCTCTGATATGCCGAACAGAATACTCAGTTCTATATCTTCCTTGGCACGCcttaatttgattaatgtcaAGAAAAATTGATTGACCGGTGTTAGTTTCTGACATTTGTAATTCAAATCGTACGCAGCAGGTCCTAGTACACTGaaaaacatcatcaaatgTTCATAGTCTTTAAAACTGGTGTAATATTTGATCGACCTAGGATCCACCATAAATCTCTCGATACAGAAAAATTGATCTGAAAGGAGGGAACACTGAATATTCTTATCCAAGTTAGTGTTTTTATTGGTTGGTTCCTCTATTATGTCCATTCTGTAATTGCTGGTATGTTGTAGGCCTATTTCAACTTCAGTGGCTATGTCATGGTGTACAGGTTCTTCCTCCAGTTTTAATCTTCGCCGACTGGCTCTACTTTCTCTCTCTGAATCTGAGGAAACTGGTGGTGTGAAGGCAAATATACGCGGAATGGCATtctcttttaattttcttctaGAACCTGAAACacataaagaaaaaaacatatttctaCTCAAAGATCAACAGCTGCCAGTCAAGTCAACAAcctttaaattaaaaagataaatcTACCACATAAATTATTAGGCCTATTGttgttattatcataattgagTTATATCATTATCCTGTTATCAACAAACTACTatgatgatatgaaaataagcGCCtggctttttaaaaaaagttcaaaacaTCGACATTGCATAATATCGATAGGCCCAAGCTGAGGCCTAAACGAATCAGCCTGCCTTGGATCTTGACCGCTTATTTCACCTTAGTTGGAAAACTCAATAGGAAAGCCATATTTACCGGTAAGTGTCTGTTTATAGTCCGTTGGTAAAAAATGTCGATGGCATACGATAGCTGTATCCGATGGCTGCCATAATTTTGCAGATTTCTCGCTACTCTGTAGTCGTTTTATCGCAACAagccatttcattttcaaatctgtGTTCGTAGGGAACTTAAATCCGCCTACTCTTGACTTACAAAGGGGTACACAACAATAGCGAGGCATTATAATAGATTCAAGCGCTTTTCAAATCGTCAATTCGCTCGAACGCGGAgatgaataaaatgttgtttacaattcaaattcaaatcactaGGGCCACTAACACGCGCGCGCCATCTCGCGGCAGCGCTCAGCGCGGCGAGCCCCATTTAACCCGAGACGCGCTACGTCATAACGTTCGACATGGTCGCATTTGCCTTTACTCGTACCGTCGTGAAGTCGTTTTATCGCTcaataaaacgagaaaaagtgGTTTTATCGAgcaataaaacaaatattaccaCGGTAAAACGAGAAATTACCGcgttaaaacaagaaaaactcGTTTTATCACGCGATATAACGAGGAAATTAACGCAATGGAATGATTTCTTTATTCGTTTTACATCATGATAAAACGAAAGAACAAATTCCGTTTTCTCTATTTTCCGTTTTAACGCAGAAATAACACGAAAAatgtcgttttatcgcgcgataaaacaagtttttttcgttttatcgcgcaataaaacgactttGCATCTTATCTTCAAGCCTATTTTGTCAGTTGAAAACAAAAGTTGTTAAGGCAATATATTCTTCTCACTCTTTCGCTATAGTTTTGCTATACATACTTTTACTGTGGTTTTGCTACCTGTGCCCTCCACCGGGTACGGGACATCTTCAGTTGGTGAAGGGCCTGTACTTGAACACCCGTGAAAGAGTATCACATTGGTACGTCATATCTAAGTTCCCAAGATCTCCCTTGCTGTACGGGAGATCACGTATAATAGTTTTACAGTATAAAAAAATGAACTGGAATGTTTTTCCAATAATTCACTTCGATTTAAcaaaagagaccataaaatgTAAATTCAACCGACCACCCAAATCAAGTCAAGTCAAATCTTCCAATCACATGTGAAATAATCAACTCAAACTTAACCACGATAAAACCCGTCCCTGGACGGGTTCTTTGCTAGTTTACAGAAACAAGTCaataatatattcatgatCTGCCGAACTTTTTCGGTTTATTTCGAATTCCAATCACTCCATCAGGATAAATTCGTTCTCATCAAATATGATAAGGcattaaaaacaatttaatcGTATTTTGATACTGAGACATCAAAATGCTTTTCTGTGACatcagtttttcttttttattttaaattgCCTTCACGACGTTGGGGCCATTTTTCCGCTACACAACACGCCATTTCGGAAAGTTTTTCTCTGAAATTCTTAATAAATATGACAtatataaaaaagttaatacaTGAATTTAGCAAAGTAGTCATAGCCCCTGCAATAAATACTTCTGTCCAATATATTCCTTTTATGAAGAATCTGGCTGTTACCATGAATACTTGAGGAAATTCTAAGATTAAaaatgctgtacaaacataaATGACGATCAAGGTCGCTTTCGTTTGGGAGTTAGATTTCGTGTTTCCACCAGGCGGCGCTGTCGACGACGGGTTCAGCAATGAGCGCCGGCGTCCCCTATTAACAGCGAGCCAAATTAACAAGATTGTATTTGATATCGCGGTCAGGACTACGGGTACTAGGGTGAAAGCATAACGTCTTGGGAGTCCCGGAATTCTACTTTTCGATGTGCTTTTGTCCAGACTGATGCACCCCGTGGTAATGTATACCGGTATGCTGTACCACCATTCAAAAATAACGTACAGCATAAATACAAAACTCATCGATGCACAAAATACAGTTAAACGGCGTGCTGTGATTACAATTGGAGCTTTTAACGGGAAAACTATGATAAAAAGGCGCTCGAATTGAATCAAAACAGTTACCCAATTACGAGTGGCTTGAAGCGTGACGTTTGGTATCGTTAAAGCGCGCTGTATGCGTGGAAAAATCCTACCATTAGGTTGACCAAACACGTAACGTCCATAGATGATGTGAAATACAATGAATCTCAGTGGTTCTCTGAACAGCTTGTTTACCAAGAATCCTATCTCGACGATAGCCAGGATCCATAGCGCGTAAACGGAGCGGTGCGCCCTACGCAGACGGCCCAATATAACTGTAGTTATCGCGTTCAGAATTATACCGATAACGCAAAGCGGACACATACCGTAAACCTTGACATAATAACGAACGTAATGTATCGGTATCAACTTCGGTTCTGGACACGACCTAACTATCAGTGAAGTATTGCTCGCCATCTTGTATCGATCGAATCCCTTCTAGTTCTGCGTCTAATGTTGCTGCATCCTTTCGAACCGGCGTCTATTGAACGTTTAAACATGAAATTAATCCAACACACAACGAGTCTCTCTACAATTCGGGAAGATCAAATTTGTTTCAATGACAGACTGAATTAAGCAGATGCGGCTTTAGTAAATTTTCACAACATTGACGcctaatataatatataattgcTACGTAGCTGAAGGAAGATAATCTTATAATTTGCTGTTTCTACTGAAAAGATTGAATTCTGTGAGTTTTGGGTCGatgtgaatttcaaaatttttaacTTACATATAGAATGAAGCAAATCTTGTACATTTCTGCTGGCGCCCCGAGAGAGGGAGAAAGACGAAAGAAAAACACCCCTAAACAGCCCATCCATAGGGCGAGGGCCAGGATTTTTGGAAGGTGGGGCCCAGACTGGCATACAAGTAATCGCAGATGGCACACTCGTAATCACGAAGGGCACCCCAACGAGGCGAAAGCCGAAGGTACGAAGCCATCAAAGGGGGGTCTGGGGAATTTCAAGACTTTTCTGTTCTCCATTTGAAGGCTGTCATGAggaaataattcttttttttttataaaacgAGGCGAGCACCGAaggtgaacgcaatagcctgctTGGACGTAACGGCGCCTTAAATGGGCTAGAATGCACTgtcagaaaaaatcaaaataaatctaGATTGAAAATGAGTGAAACTAGATTATCTGGAGCACCCCTTCAAAAGTGTATCTTCAGTATAAGAAGCGAAAGTGAAACTAGATTACCCGGAGCACTCCCAAAAACTATCTTATATATATAGACCCATTCAGAAAATGTTAGTGAGTGTTCAATTCTTTTCAGAGTCACAACCACTCACATAGGTTATAAATCTGATATCCGCGTTGAATTACAATTTTACTTCACCTCCGTAAGCGAAATCGAAGCTCAGTCGCGCAACACAACGGGTCGTGCGATGAAAATTGCTGGTAGCACCGTAGTCAAGATACAGAGCAAGCGAAATCTAAAAACAAAACGCACACCGTCACATGTTTATCATAAATCACTTATTTAGTCAGATAAAATCCTCGGTATAGAGTTCAAATAATCAAGAATCCATAGAAGAAGAAACAGTTCCTTTTTTATCCGATCATGTTGAAATCAATACGTTGAATGTTTTCGGGTTAACATGACCCCTTCTCAAGACAAGTCAAAAATTATGCAAAACTACATACATTGTATCAggatatacagtggaac includes:
- the LOC141903684 gene encoding uncharacterized protein LOC141903684 isoform X1 — its product is MSENYGSWTVPKLKQELSRRGAVTYGRKINLIERLEAYGRNNDFRGPAITLPQETVPEWPTCGFKQLTNDHKIVLPKFNIDTVTAYFTYRMAMDNHCTKDIKAIEKGQQLIESQRVQACSILIKSGIVYLTGLVGAAMKKKISYSYQISLSQTTGEFRNSHCECPAGKGPNGTCKHVAAVLLMFANFVSSDGPNAPEILKSCTENLQTFHKPKSVYTGSPVKAGDLPLSKSKKREVSMEDPRPVKYRKSAGYEDYVRGIVLNYCSVSSLDLPIKYKYKKADIKTAAIDHDYLKKTLLEYWVENSIKLNETQAILLERSTRKQAESSQWFQERQLRLTASRFGEIVSSYN
- the LOC141903684 gene encoding uncharacterized protein LOC141903684 isoform X2: MLGVIISILEAYGRNNDFRGPAITLPQETVPEWPTCGFKQLTNDHKIVLPKFNIDTVTAYFTYRMAMDNHCTKDIKAIEKGQQLIESQRVQACSILIKSGIVYLTGLVGAAMKKKISYSYQISLSQTTGEFRNSHCECPAGKGPNGTCKHVAAVLLMFANFVSSDGPNAPEILKSCTENLQTFHKPKSVYTGSPVKAGDLPLSKSKKREVSMEDPRPVKYRKSAGYEDYVRGIVLNYCSVSSLDLPIKYKYKKADIKTAAIDHDYLKKTLLEYWVENSIKLNETQAILLERSTRKQAESSQWFQERQLRLTASRFGEIVSSYN
- the LOC141903684 gene encoding uncharacterized protein LOC141903684 isoform X3; its protein translation is MAMDNHCTKDIKAIEKGQQLIESQRVQACSILIKSGIVYLTGLVGAAMKKKISYSYQISLSQTTGEFRNSHCECPAGKGPNGTCKHVAAVLLMFANFVSSDGPNAPEILKSCTENLQTFHKPKSVYTGSPVKAGDLPLSKSKKREVSMEDPRPVKYRKSAGYEDYVRGIVLNYCSVSSLDLPIKYKYKKADIKTAAIDHDYLKKTLLEYWVENSIKLNETQAILLERSTRKQAESSQWFQERQLRLTASRFGEIVSSYN
- the LOC141903683 gene encoding uncharacterized protein LOC141903683 gives rise to the protein MPRYCCVPLCKSRVGGFKFPTNTDLKMKWLVAIKRLQSSEKSAKLWQPSDTAIVCHRHFLPTDYKQTLTGSRRKLKENAIPRIFAFTPPVSSDSERESRASRRRLKLEEEPVHHDIATEVEIGLQHTSNYRMDIIEEPTNKNTNLDKNIQCSLLSDQFFCIERFMVDPRSIKYYTSFKDYEHLMMFFSVLGPAAYDLNYKCQKLTPVNQFFLTLIKLRRAKEDIELSILFGISESVVSRIVLTWVNFMYFQLSEINTWPEREEIDCFMPSGFKHHFPSTRVILDATEIPIEKPSNVKSQTATFSTYKHKNTLKTMVGISPRGVVSYVSESYAGSTSDRQIIERSQLCSNTSKYFSSNDSIMADRGIMVQDLFATKNIKVNTPTLLKGKSQLEPEQVVHDRRVASKRIQVERVIGLSKTFLILKKDLPLSKVNMGSRIVYVCFSISNFRPAIVNEFA